In one window of Streptomyces roseofulvus DNA:
- a CDS encoding glycoside hydrolase family 2 TIM barrel-domain containing protein — translation MTDLPWYTSFAPEQGTLPPRSWTADSDAARLPLGGDWAFRLSPAADAADTSFAAPGFDAGGWRTVAVPGHWVLQGKDGEFGGPAYTNVLYPFPVDPPFVPDENPTGDHLRRFDLPDGWPAGGGAVLRFDGVESCARVWLNGTELGWFKGSRLAHEFAVGELLRERDNVLAVRVHQWSSGSYLEDQDQWWLPGIFRDVTLLHRPEGAPGDFFVHASYDHRTGTGDLRVDCDVPGRVRVPELGLDVAAGESVTVPVEPWSAEVPRLYEGELTAGGERIGLRIGFRSVYVEDGVLKANGRRILFRGVNRHEFHPETGRAVDLETLRADVELMKRHNINAVRTSHYPPHPAFLDLCDSYGLWVIDEGDLETHGFEELGWRGNPVDDERWTPALLDRAARLVERDKNHPSVVLWSLGNECGSGAGLGAMARWIRDRDPSRPVHYEGDRSCRDVDVYSRMYPPHAEVAEIGRREDEGPEHRRALPFILCEYAHAMGNGPGGLSEYQRLFETYERCQGGFVWEWIDHGLVHPVHGYGYGGDFGEELHDGNFVCDGLLFPDRTPSPGLVEYKKVIEPVRIEPGERPGTVAVTNLHDVADLSGLAFGWEFLADGRLVGAGTLDVPPLPAGERAEVPLPAAPEVPEGAEPVWTVRAVLAADAPWAPAGHEVAWGQVPAAPATAPSVRSVAVPPVAEGGRIAVGPAALDARTGAPLELGGLPVTGFGLDVWRAPTDNDEGAPWQPDTRYGPLWRELGLHRMRHRTDAVEVTDGGVTVRVRVAPAARDIGLAVTYRWTSDGTVAHLGVDVRPEGAWPVPLPRLGVRLGLPAVLDRVEWYGGGPGEAYPDTRAAARLGRWESTVAGLQTPYVRPQENGARIDTRWLELTGGGTGLRVAGDPSFWFTARRWTGVELDAAAHRPDLVPGDTLWLNLDHALHGIGSQSCGPGVLPEYRLEAAPSAFAFTFTALGAAAAESGA, via the coding sequence ATGACCGATCTGCCCTGGTACACCTCCTTCGCCCCCGAGCAGGGCACGCTGCCGCCGCGTTCCTGGACGGCGGACTCGGACGCCGCGCGGCTGCCGCTCGGCGGCGACTGGGCGTTCCGCCTCTCCCCCGCCGCCGACGCGGCGGACACCTCCTTCGCCGCGCCGGGCTTCGACGCCGGCGGCTGGCGGACCGTCGCCGTGCCGGGGCACTGGGTGCTCCAGGGGAAGGACGGGGAGTTCGGCGGGCCCGCGTACACGAACGTGCTGTACCCGTTCCCCGTCGATCCGCCGTTCGTGCCCGACGAGAACCCGACGGGGGACCATCTGCGCCGGTTCGACCTGCCGGACGGCTGGCCGGCGGGGGGCGGGGCGGTGCTCCGCTTCGACGGGGTCGAGTCCTGCGCCCGGGTGTGGCTGAACGGCACCGAGCTGGGCTGGTTCAAGGGGTCCCGGCTGGCCCACGAGTTCGCGGTCGGGGAGCTGCTGCGGGAGCGGGACAACGTGCTCGCGGTCCGGGTCCACCAGTGGTCCTCGGGGTCGTACCTGGAGGACCAGGACCAGTGGTGGCTGCCCGGCATCTTCCGGGACGTGACGCTGCTGCACCGCCCGGAGGGCGCACCCGGCGACTTCTTCGTGCACGCCTCGTACGACCACCGGACCGGCACCGGGGACCTGCGGGTCGACTGCGACGTGCCGGGCCGGGTCCGGGTGCCGGAGCTGGGTCTCGACGTGGCGGCCGGGGAGTCCGTGACGGTGCCGGTGGAGCCGTGGAGCGCGGAGGTGCCCCGGCTGTACGAGGGCGAGCTGACGGCCGGCGGGGAGCGGATCGGGCTGCGGATCGGCTTCCGTTCGGTGTACGTGGAGGACGGGGTCCTGAAGGCGAACGGCCGGCGGATCCTCTTCCGGGGCGTGAACCGGCACGAGTTCCACCCGGAGACCGGGCGGGCCGTGGACCTGGAGACCCTGCGCGCGGACGTCGAGCTGATGAAGCGGCACAACATCAACGCGGTGCGGACCTCCCACTACCCGCCGCATCCGGCCTTCCTCGACCTGTGCGACTCCTACGGTCTGTGGGTGATCGACGAGGGCGATCTGGAGACCCACGGCTTCGAGGAGCTGGGCTGGCGGGGCAACCCCGTGGACGACGAGCGGTGGACGCCGGCACTGCTCGACCGGGCGGCCCGGCTGGTCGAGCGCGACAAGAACCACCCGTCGGTGGTGCTGTGGTCGCTGGGGAACGAGTGCGGCTCGGGTGCCGGGCTCGGTGCGATGGCCCGCTGGATCCGTGACCGGGACCCGTCGCGGCCGGTGCACTACGAGGGCGACCGGTCCTGCCGGGACGTGGACGTCTACTCCCGGATGTACCCGCCGCACGCGGAGGTCGCGGAGATCGGCCGGCGCGAGGACGAGGGTCCGGAGCACCGCCGCGCCCTGCCCTTCATCCTCTGCGAGTACGCGCACGCGATGGGCAACGGGCCGGGCGGACTCAGCGAGTACCAGCGGCTCTTCGAGACGTACGAGCGCTGCCAGGGCGGCTTCGTGTGGGAGTGGATCGACCACGGTCTGGTCCATCCGGTCCACGGGTACGGCTACGGCGGCGACTTCGGCGAGGAGCTGCACGACGGGAACTTCGTCTGCGACGGGCTGCTCTTCCCGGACCGCACGCCGTCGCCGGGTCTGGTCGAGTACAAGAAGGTGATCGAGCCGGTGCGGATCGAGCCGGGCGAGCGGCCGGGCACGGTCGCGGTGACCAACCTGCATGACGTGGCGGACCTGTCGGGGCTCGCCTTCGGGTGGGAGTTCCTGGCGGACGGGCGGCTCGTCGGCGCGGGCACGCTCGACGTGCCGCCGCTGCCGGCCGGCGAGCGCGCGGAGGTGCCGCTGCCGGCGGCGCCGGAGGTTCCGGAGGGCGCGGAGCCGGTGTGGACGGTACGGGCGGTGCTGGCCGCCGACGCGCCGTGGGCGCCCGCCGGGCACGAGGTGGCCTGGGGCCAGGTGCCGGCCGCCCCGGCCACCGCCCCGTCGGTCCGGTCGGTCGCCGTCCCCCCGGTCGCGGAGGGCGGCCGGATCGCCGTCGGTCCCGCCGCGCTCGACGCCCGGACGGGCGCGCCGCTGGAACTGGGCGGCCTGCCGGTGACCGGTTTCGGTCTCGACGTGTGGCGGGCGCCGACGGACAACGACGAGGGGGCGCCCTGGCAGCCGGACACCCGCTACGGGCCGCTCTGGCGGGAGCTGGGCCTGCACCGGATGCGGCACCGCACGGACGCCGTGGAGGTGACCGACGGGGGCGTGACGGTCCGGGTACGGGTGGCGCCAGCCGCGCGTGACATCGGGCTTGCCGTGACGTACCGGTGGACCTCGGACGGCACCGTGGCGCACCTCGGCGTGGACGTGCGCCCGGAGGGCGCGTGGCCGGTGCCGCTCCCCCGGCTCGGGGTCCGCCTCGGGCTGCCGGCGGTGCTCGACCGGGTGGAGTGGTACGGCGGCGGCCCGGGCGAGGCGTACCCGGACACGCGGGCCGCCGCGCGGCTCGGCCGCTGGGAGTCGACGGTGGCCGGACTGCAGACCCCGTACGTGCGCCCGCAGGAGAACGGCGCCCGGATCGACACCCGGTGGCTGGAGCTGACCGGCGGCGGCACCGGCCTGCGGGTCGCGGGCGACCCGTCCTTCTGGTTCACCGCCCGTCGCTGGACCGGCGTGGAGCTCGACGCCGCCGCGCACCGCCCGGACCTGGTCCCGGGCGACACCCTGTGGCTGAACCTGGACCACGCCCTGCACGGCATCGGGTCCCAGTCCTGCGGCCCGGGCGTGCTGCCGGAGTACCGGCTGGAGGCGGCCCCGTCGGCGTTCGCCTTCACCTTCACGGCGCTCGGGGCGGCCGCGGCGGAGTCCGGCGCGTGA
- a CDS encoding LacI family DNA-binding transcriptional regulator, giving the protein MVTLADVARHAGVSASTVSYVLSGKRSISAATRERIQHSIDELGYRPHAGARALAGGQTSVLALMMPLRAGLSVPVMMEIAMAATTTARAHGYDVLLLTGEEGPEAVRRVEGSALADGMIVLDVELDDPRLPGLQEAERPSVLIGLPADTAGLDCVDLDFAAAGARCVDHLAGLGHRRLAVLGEPPAVYARGTGYAQRTLTGIRAAAAEHGLDLLHRPVDGTYAAVAAAVTRIFEERPGTTALVVQNEAAVEPLLAVLRHQGRAVPEDVSVAALCPDQVAAHASVPLTAVAVPTQDLGRIAVERLVARLRGEPARGTELLTPRLTVRAGTGPAPTAPGDGRERP; this is encoded by the coding sequence GTGGTCACCCTCGCCGACGTCGCCCGTCACGCCGGTGTGTCGGCCAGCACCGTCAGCTACGTGCTGAGCGGCAAGCGCTCCATCTCCGCCGCCACCCGCGAACGCATCCAGCACTCCATCGACGAGCTCGGCTACCGCCCGCACGCCGGCGCCCGCGCCCTCGCCGGCGGTCAGACCAGCGTCCTCGCCCTGATGATGCCGCTGCGCGCCGGCCTCTCCGTCCCGGTCATGATGGAGATCGCCATGGCCGCCACCACCACGGCCCGCGCCCACGGCTACGACGTGCTGCTGCTCACCGGCGAGGAGGGCCCCGAGGCCGTCCGCCGCGTCGAGGGCAGCGCCCTCGCCGACGGCATGATCGTCCTGGACGTCGAGCTCGACGACCCCCGGCTGCCCGGCCTCCAGGAGGCCGAACGGCCGTCCGTCCTCATCGGCCTGCCCGCCGACACCGCCGGACTCGACTGCGTCGACCTCGACTTCGCCGCCGCCGGCGCCCGCTGCGTCGACCACCTCGCCGGCCTCGGCCACCGCCGCCTCGCCGTCCTCGGCGAACCCCCCGCCGTCTACGCCCGCGGTACCGGCTACGCCCAGCGCACCCTCACCGGCATCCGCGCCGCCGCCGCCGAGCACGGCCTCGACCTGCTCCACCGGCCCGTCGACGGCACCTACGCGGCCGTCGCCGCCGCCGTCACCCGGATCTTCGAGGAACGCCCCGGCACCACCGCCCTCGTCGTGCAGAACGAGGCCGCCGTCGAACCCCTCCTCGCCGTCCTCCGCCACCAGGGCCGGGCCGTCCCCGAGGACGTCTCCGTCGCCGCGCTCTGCCCCGACCAGGTCGCCGCCCACGCCTCCGTACCGCTCACCGCCGTCGCGGTGCCCACCCAGGACCTCGGGCGGATCGCCGTCGAACGGCTCGTGGCCCGGCTCCGCGGCGAACCCGCCCGCGGCACCGAACTCCTCACCCCCCGCCTCACCGTCCGCGCCGGCACCGGACCGGCGCCCACCGCCCCGGGGGACGGCCGTGAGCGTCCCTGA
- a CDS encoding SigE family RNA polymerase sigma factor — protein sequence MSVPDPRREEGDSAAEFRDFFDRHYAELARLAHLLTGETDAADDLAADAMLALWHRWDRVRAAEHPAAYARGVVANLVRTRIRGTVRERRRIAAFWDRRPEHTEDPDVPAVVDVRTALRALPFRKRACVVLRHAFDLSERDTALALGVSVGTVKSQTAKGMAELQRLLGGRAATELAAGRR from the coding sequence GTGAGCGTCCCTGACCCCCGGCGGGAGGAGGGGGACAGCGCCGCCGAGTTCCGGGACTTCTTCGACCGCCACTACGCCGAACTCGCCCGCCTCGCCCACCTCCTCACCGGCGAGACCGACGCAGCCGACGACCTCGCCGCCGACGCCATGCTCGCCCTCTGGCACCGCTGGGACCGGGTCCGCGCCGCCGAACACCCCGCCGCCTACGCCCGGGGCGTCGTCGCCAACCTGGTCCGCACCCGCATCCGCGGCACCGTCCGCGAGCGCCGCCGGATCGCCGCCTTCTGGGACCGCCGCCCCGAGCACACCGAGGACCCGGACGTGCCCGCCGTCGTCGACGTACGGACCGCGCTGCGGGCCCTGCCGTTCCGCAAGCGCGCCTGCGTCGTCCTGCGCCACGCCTTCGACCTCTCCGAGCGGGACACCGCCCTCGCCCTGGGCGTCTCGGTCGGCACGGTCAAGAGCCAGACGGCCAAGGGCATGGCGGAGCTGCAGAGGCTGCTCGGCGGCCGGGCCGCCACCGAACTCGCCGCGGGGAGGCGCTGA
- a CDS encoding rhamnogalacturonan lyase B N-terminal domain-containing protein: protein MRSHPVRRRTVLGAAAAGALVATATGTAGAAGFGWSDDGANYVLDTGAGLVFKVSKTTGDLTSLVYKGREYEGYGGKHSHVESGLGASTVTLRQVGATILVTVVHGTLRHYYAARSGLNNVYLWTDKADTSFTATRFIARLKPGVFPNEGPDSWVEGADTVIEAGDVWRRADGQTRSKHYSGVRVIDYDHIGYTTGTVGLWMVRSNHEKASGGPFYRSLLRHSNELGVGLYEILHYNQSQTEAMRFGLQGPYLLAFTDGGAPDPALSAGRHDTRWVDPLGIPNWVGAAGRGRVAGVGLRNMDPAHPYTIGFANADAQYWTRATAGTGAYSCAGMLPGTYTLTVYKGELAVHTATVTVTAGAATALHTITLTGDPSTAPAVWRLGDWDGTPAGFKNAQLMTYAHPADVRAAGWTGNVVVDGANPSAAVPCYLWKDVNDGFLVYFRLTAAQAAAAHTLRIGVTTAFLNGRPQVTVNDTWVSAIPSPPTQPATRSLTNGSYRGNNHTFTYSVPASAWRTDPAQYNVLRLNIVSGSTGTGFLSPGTALDCVDLLV, encoded by the coding sequence ATGCGCAGCCACCCCGTCCGCCGCCGCACCGTCCTCGGCGCGGCCGCCGCCGGAGCCCTCGTCGCCACCGCCACCGGAACCGCCGGGGCGGCCGGCTTCGGCTGGAGCGACGACGGCGCGAACTACGTCCTCGACACCGGCGCGGGACTCGTCTTCAAGGTCTCCAAGACCACCGGCGACCTCACCTCCCTCGTCTACAAGGGCAGGGAGTACGAGGGCTACGGCGGCAAGCACTCCCACGTGGAGTCCGGCCTCGGCGCCTCCACCGTCACCCTCAGGCAGGTCGGCGCCACGATCCTCGTCACCGTCGTCCACGGCACCCTGCGCCACTACTACGCGGCCCGCTCCGGCCTCAACAACGTCTACCTGTGGACCGACAAGGCCGACACCTCCTTCACCGCCACCCGCTTCATCGCCCGCCTCAAGCCCGGCGTCTTCCCCAACGAGGGCCCGGACTCCTGGGTCGAGGGCGCCGACACCGTCATCGAGGCCGGCGACGTCTGGCGGCGCGCCGACGGGCAGACCCGCTCCAAGCACTACTCCGGCGTCCGCGTCATCGACTACGACCACATCGGCTACACCACCGGCACCGTCGGCCTCTGGATGGTCCGCTCCAACCACGAGAAGGCGTCCGGCGGTCCCTTCTACCGTTCGCTGCTCCGCCACTCCAACGAACTGGGCGTCGGACTCTACGAGATCCTCCACTACAACCAGTCCCAGACCGAGGCCATGCGCTTCGGGCTCCAGGGCCCCTACCTGCTCGCCTTCACCGACGGCGGCGCGCCCGACCCGGCGCTCTCCGCCGGGCGCCACGACACGCGCTGGGTGGACCCGCTCGGGATCCCGAACTGGGTCGGCGCCGCCGGGCGCGGCCGGGTCGCGGGCGTCGGGCTCAGGAACATGGACCCCGCCCACCCGTACACGATCGGCTTCGCCAACGCCGACGCCCAGTACTGGACCCGCGCCACCGCCGGAACCGGCGCGTACTCCTGTGCGGGCATGCTCCCCGGCACCTACACGCTCACCGTCTACAAGGGCGAACTGGCCGTCCACACCGCGACGGTGACCGTCACCGCCGGCGCCGCCACCGCGCTGCACACGATCACCCTCACCGGCGACCCGAGCACCGCCCCGGCCGTCTGGCGCCTCGGCGACTGGGACGGCACCCCGGCCGGCTTCAAGAACGCCCAGCTGATGACGTACGCCCATCCGGCCGACGTCCGCGCCGCCGGCTGGACCGGGAACGTCGTCGTCGACGGCGCCAACCCCTCGGCGGCGGTGCCCTGTTACCTCTGGAAGGACGTCAACGACGGCTTCCTGGTCTACTTCAGGCTCACCGCCGCCCAGGCGGCCGCCGCGCACACCCTGCGGATCGGCGTCACCACCGCCTTCCTCAACGGCCGCCCGCAGGTCACCGTCAACGACACCTGGGTCTCCGCGATCCCGTCACCGCCCACCCAGCCGGCGACCCGCTCGCTCACCAACGGCTCCTACCGGGGCAACAACCACACCTTCACGTACAGCGTCCCGGCGAGCGCCTGGAGGACGGACCCCGCGCAGTACAACGTGCTCCGCCTGAACATCGTCAGCGGCTCGACCGGCACGGGCTTCCTCAGCCCGGGCACCGCGCTCGACTGCGTGGACCTCCTCGTCTGA
- a CDS encoding PRC and DUF2382 domain-containing protein codes for MITQEQIPTVLNHPVYDTEGNKIGEAKRVYLDDATGRPEWVTVKTGLLGTGESFVPIKDASLVHDHLQVPYPKDRVKGAPHVDVDGGGHLDESEEQRLYAYYGIAWDDAWKRANEPGENGWAHGGTPGAAGAAGTAGTAGMTGAAGTAGAAGTSGTAGTTGAAGMTGMTGGPGMKGDLGPAPDAMTRSEERLHVGTEQVESGRVRLRKYVVTEEVEETVPVHHEEVRVVREPITEANRDAALSGPEIAEAEHEVTLHEERPVVETRAVPVERVRLVTDEVTEEQTVTGQIRKERIEVETDDTVVAREADERGGM; via the coding sequence ATGATCACCCAGGAACAGATACCGACCGTCCTGAACCATCCCGTCTACGACACCGAGGGCAACAAGATCGGTGAGGCCAAGCGCGTCTACCTCGACGACGCCACCGGCCGTCCCGAATGGGTCACGGTCAAGACCGGCCTGCTCGGCACCGGCGAGTCCTTCGTTCCGATCAAGGACGCTTCCCTGGTCCACGACCATCTGCAGGTCCCCTACCCCAAGGACCGGGTCAAGGGGGCTCCGCACGTCGACGTCGACGGCGGCGGGCATCTCGACGAGAGCGAAGAACAGCGCCTCTACGCGTATTACGGCATCGCCTGGGACGACGCCTGGAAGCGGGCCAACGAGCCGGGTGAGAACGGCTGGGCCCACGGCGGCACCCCGGGCGCGGCCGGTGCGGCCGGGACGGCCGGCACGGCGGGCATGACCGGTGCGGCCGGCACGGCCGGTGCGGCAGGCACCTCAGGCACCGCGGGCACCACCGGAGCGGCCGGCATGACCGGCATGACCGGGGGCCCTGGCATGAAGGGTGACCTCGGGCCCGCCCCGGACGCGATGACCCGCTCCGAGGAGCGGCTCCACGTCGGCACCGAGCAGGTCGAGTCCGGCCGCGTCCGGCTGCGGAAGTACGTCGTCACCGAGGAGGTCGAGGAGACCGTGCCGGTGCACCACGAGGAGGTGCGCGTGGTCCGTGAGCCGATCACCGAGGCCAACCGCGACGCGGCCCTGTCCGGCCCCGAGATCGCGGAGGCCGAGCACGAGGTGACCCTGCACGAGGAGCGCCCCGTCGTCGAGACCCGGGCCGTGCCCGTGGAGCGGGTCCGGCTGGTGACGGACGAGGTGACCGAGGAGCAGACGGTCACCGGACAGATCCGCAAGGAACGCATCGAGGTCGAGACGGACGACACCGTCGTCGCCCGGGAGGCCGACGAGCGCGGCGGGATGTGA
- a CDS encoding pectinesterase family protein — protein MPSHHPRTPLGRRALLTGAGAAVAALVLPAAPALAAEGPAGPFGRYGSPAARLTARTLYVHPGGLGDHTSVQAAVSAADGAGWTLVLAAGTYRETVAVSPARTGMTWVGATGDAKDVVVVYDNAAGTPKPDGSGTYGTTGSATVTLQAADFTAHAVTFSNDFLRTDLPGNPGTQAVAVKAQGDRSAFFHCRFLGHQDTLYADSMSLSAFARQYFAHCYVEGDVDFVFGRATAVFEHCHFRTLVRTDLAGPPYGFVFAPSTARANPYGFLASRCRVTSEAPDGSYKLARPWVPGSDTTAWPSLVVRESVLSAGIDAVAPYANMRDAYPWQRQRFAEYRNAGRGAEVTMPENRPLLTPEQAATATRAAYLGDWAPHGPSCL, from the coding sequence ATGCCCTCGCACCACCCCCGCACGCCCCTCGGCCGCCGTGCCCTCCTCACCGGCGCGGGCGCGGCCGTCGCCGCCCTCGTCCTGCCGGCGGCGCCCGCCCTCGCGGCGGAGGGCCCGGCCGGACCGTTCGGCCGGTACGGTTCGCCGGCCGCCCGGCTGACCGCCCGGACCCTCTACGTGCACCCGGGCGGCCTCGGTGACCACACCTCCGTCCAGGCCGCGGTGAGCGCGGCCGACGGAGCCGGCTGGACGCTGGTCCTGGCGGCGGGCACGTACCGGGAGACGGTCGCGGTCAGCCCCGCCCGGACCGGGATGACCTGGGTCGGGGCGACCGGCGACGCCAAGGACGTCGTCGTGGTCTACGACAACGCGGCGGGCACCCCGAAGCCGGACGGGTCCGGCACGTACGGCACCACCGGCTCGGCGACGGTCACGCTCCAGGCGGCGGACTTCACCGCCCACGCCGTCACCTTCTCCAACGACTTCCTCCGCACCGACCTGCCCGGCAACCCGGGCACGCAGGCGGTGGCGGTGAAGGCGCAGGGCGATCGCTCGGCCTTCTTCCACTGCCGCTTCCTGGGCCACCAGGACACCCTGTACGCGGACTCGATGTCCCTGTCGGCCTTCGCCCGGCAGTACTTCGCGCACTGCTACGTCGAGGGCGACGTGGACTTCGTCTTCGGGCGGGCCACGGCGGTCTTCGAGCACTGCCACTTCCGGACGCTGGTCCGCACGGACCTGGCGGGCCCGCCGTACGGCTTCGTCTTCGCCCCGTCGACGGCCCGCGCCAACCCGTACGGCTTCCTCGCCTCCCGCTGCCGGGTGACCAGCGAGGCCCCGGACGGCTCCTACAAGCTGGCCCGTCCGTGGGTGCCGGGGTCGGACACCACGGCCTGGCCGTCGCTGGTGGTGCGGGAGTCCGTGCTGAGCGCGGGGATCGACGCGGTCGCGCCGTACGCGAACATGCGGGACGCCTACCCGTGGCAGCGGCAGCGCTTCGCCGAGTACCGCAACGCGGGCCGGGGCGCGGAGGTCACCATGCCGGAGAACCGCCCGCTGCTGACGCCCGAGCAGGCGGCGACGGCGACCCGGGCGGCGTACCTCGGCGACTGGGCGCCACACGGGCCGTCCTGCCTGTGA
- a CDS encoding polysaccharide lyase family 1 protein, producing the protein MNRSTKLGAVAAAALVLTVTAPAAGAHPGRPAGPDPARATLPAGDGWASAGTGTTGGAAADASRVFTVTTWAELRAALAVPGTEPRIVKVVGTLDAVEAGCAAFEAPGYDFQRYLADYDPAVWGYEDEVSGPQEELRAASATAQGQAVKVKVPANTTLVGVGRDATILGGSLQVTGVDNVVVRNLRLESPLDCFPQWDPTDGATGAWNSEYDSLVVYGSTHVWIDHNTFTDGRHPDSSLPEYYGEVYQQHDGELDVVRGADLVTVSWNVFTDHDKTLMIGNSDSAGATDRGKLRVTLHHNLFDDVVERAPRVRFGQVDAYNNHFRVPDTDYVYSLGIGLESQLYAEKNAFTLGSGVPAGQILKKWKDAPVTTAGNYVDGRPVDLLAVHNEQFPAEVLRGDAGWTPVLRTRVDHPLAVPALVGVHAGAGRVR; encoded by the coding sequence GTGAACAGAAGCACGAAGCTGGGAGCGGTGGCCGCCGCCGCCCTCGTCCTCACCGTCACCGCGCCCGCCGCCGGCGCCCACCCCGGCCGCCCCGCCGGCCCCGACCCGGCCCGCGCCACCCTGCCCGCCGGCGACGGCTGGGCCTCCGCCGGCACCGGCACCACCGGCGGCGCCGCCGCCGACGCCTCCCGGGTCTTCACCGTCACCACCTGGGCCGAGCTGCGCGCCGCGCTCGCCGTCCCCGGCACCGAGCCGCGGATCGTCAAGGTCGTCGGCACCCTGGACGCCGTCGAGGCCGGCTGCGCCGCCTTCGAGGCGCCCGGCTACGACTTCCAGCGGTACCTCGCCGACTACGACCCCGCCGTGTGGGGGTACGAGGACGAGGTCAGCGGCCCGCAGGAGGAACTGCGCGCCGCTTCCGCCACCGCCCAGGGCCAGGCCGTCAAGGTCAAGGTGCCCGCCAACACCACCCTCGTCGGCGTCGGCCGCGACGCGACGATCCTGGGCGGCAGCCTCCAGGTCACCGGCGTCGACAACGTGGTGGTCCGCAACCTGAGGCTGGAGAGCCCGCTCGACTGCTTCCCGCAGTGGGACCCGACGGACGGCGCCACCGGCGCCTGGAACTCGGAGTACGACAGCCTGGTGGTGTACGGCTCCACCCACGTCTGGATCGACCACAACACCTTCACCGACGGCCGCCACCCCGACAGTTCGCTGCCGGAGTACTACGGGGAGGTGTACCAGCAGCACGACGGCGAACTGGACGTGGTGCGCGGCGCCGACCTCGTCACCGTCTCGTGGAACGTCTTCACCGACCACGACAAGACGCTGATGATCGGCAACAGCGACAGCGCGGGCGCCACCGACCGCGGGAAGCTGCGCGTCACCCTCCACCACAACCTCTTCGACGACGTGGTGGAGCGGGCGCCCCGGGTCCGCTTCGGGCAGGTCGACGCGTACAACAACCACTTCAGGGTGCCGGACACGGACTACGTGTACAGCCTGGGCATCGGCCTGGAGTCGCAGCTGTACGCGGAGAAGAACGCCTTCACGCTGGGCTCCGGGGTACCGGCCGGGCAGATCCTGAAGAAGTGGAAGGACGCGCCGGTCACCACCGCGGGGAACTACGTCGACGGGCGCCCGGTCGACCTGCTGGCCGTCCACAACGAGCAGTTCCCGGCCGAGGTGCTGCGCGGCGACGCGGGCTGGACGCCCGTCCTGCGCACCCGGGTGGACCACCCGCTGGCCGTGCCCGCCCTCGTCGGCGTCCACGCCGGCGCCGGCCGGGTCCGCTGA
- a CDS encoding rhamnogalacturonan acetylesterase, translating into MTVGRREAVVAGAGLVLALAARPAAARTEESAEGAASRGRTLYVAGDSTAAQKYADAAPETGWGMALPFFLHRPLTVANHAVNGRSTKSFLDEGRLEPIAAALRPGDLLLVQFGHNDAKSTDPARYAAPWGAYQDNLRVFVETARARGAQPVIATSVERRRFDAAGTAQRSLGDYPAAARAVAAASGVPLLDIEALSLELWQRLGPETTKTYFNWTATEQDNTHFNPPGAIEVARLVARELLRTRVLAPHETRRLDDTLPTDWITWPPAAPSAS; encoded by the coding sequence GTGACGGTCGGTCGCCGTGAGGCGGTCGTGGCCGGGGCGGGCCTGGTGCTCGCCCTGGCCGCCCGGCCGGCCGCCGCCCGCACCGAGGAGTCCGCGGAGGGGGCCGCCTCCCGCGGCCGCACCCTCTACGTCGCCGGAGACTCCACCGCCGCGCAGAAGTACGCCGACGCGGCGCCCGAGACCGGCTGGGGCATGGCCCTCCCGTTCTTCCTCCACCGCCCGCTGACCGTCGCCAACCACGCGGTCAACGGCCGCTCCACCAAGAGCTTCCTCGACGAGGGCCGCCTCGAACCGATCGCGGCCGCCCTCCGCCCCGGCGACCTGCTGCTCGTCCAGTTCGGGCACAACGACGCCAAGAGCACCGACCCCGCCCGGTACGCCGCCCCCTGGGGGGCCTACCAGGACAACCTGCGGGTCTTCGTCGAGACCGCCCGCGCCCGCGGCGCCCAGCCGGTGATCGCGACCTCCGTGGAGCGGCGCCGCTTCGACGCCGCCGGGACCGCCCAGCGCTCGCTCGGCGACTACCCGGCCGCCGCCCGCGCGGTGGCCGCCGCCTCCGGCGTACCCCTCCTCGACATCGAGGCGCTGTCGCTGGAGCTGTGGCAGCGGCTCGGTCCCGAGACGACCAAGACGTACTTCAACTGGACCGCCACCGAGCAGGACAACACCCACTTCAACCCGCCCGGCGCGATCGAGGTGGCCCGGCTCGTCGCCCGCGAACTGCTGCGGACCCGGGTCCTCGCCCCGCACGAGACCCGCCGGCTCGACGACACCCTCCCCACCGACTGGATCACCTGGCCTCCGGCCGCCCCTTCCGCATCCTGA